A DNA window from Enoplosus armatus isolate fEnoArm2 chromosome 9, fEnoArm2.hap1, whole genome shotgun sequence contains the following coding sequences:
- the stmn1b gene encoding stathmin 1b — translation MASCGDIQVKELNKRASGQAFEVILSPSTPDVKGEFPLSPLKKKETSLDEIKKKLEAAEERRKSQGAEVLKHLAEKREHEKEVIQKAIEVNGNFSKMAQEKLTQKMEANKENRTARMAALNEKFREKDKKLEEVRNNKEAMKEMEN, via the exons ATGGCGAGCTGTGGAG ACATCCAAGTGAAGGAGCTGAACAAGCGTGCTTCAGGTCAAGCATTTGAGGTCATCCTGAGCCCCTCCACCCCAGATGTCAAGGGTGAATTTCCATTGTCTCCTctcaagaaaaaagaaacatcactggatgagataaaaaaaaaactggaagcTGCTGAGGAGAGACGCAAG AGCCAGGGGGCTGAAGTGCTGAAACACTTGGCCGAGAAGCGTGAGCACGAGAAGGAGGTCATCCAGAAGGCTATAGAAGTAAACGGCAACTTTAGCAAGATGGCACAAGAAAAACTCACTCAGAAGATGGAGGCAAACAAAGAGAACCGCACTGCACGCATGGCGGCTCTCAATGAGAAGTTCAGGGAGAAG GACAAGAAGCTTGAAGAAGTGAGGAACAACAAGGAGGCCatgaaagaaatggaaaattaa
- the paqr7b gene encoding membrane progestin receptor alpha-B: MATVVMEQIGRLFINAQQLRQIPQLLESAFPTLPCTVKVSDVPWVFRERHILTGYRQPDQSWRYYFLTLFQRHNETLNVWTHLLAAFIILVKWQEISQTVDFLRDPHAQPLFIVLLAAFTYLSFSALAHLLSAKSELSYYTFYFLDYVGVAVYQYGSALAHYYYAIEKEWHTRVQGLFLPAAAFLAWLTCFGCCYGKYASPELPKVAHKLFQVVPSALAYCLDISPVVHRIYSCYQEGCSDPVVAYHFYHVVFFLVSAYFFCCPHPESLFPGRCDFIGQGHQLFHVFVVVCTLTQVEALRRDFTERRPFYERLHGDLAHDAVALFIFTACCSALTAFYVRKRVRASLHDKEE, from the coding sequence ATGGCGACGGTGGTGATGGAGCAGATCGGTCGCCTGTTCATCAACGCGCAGCAGCTGCGTCAGATCCCTCAGCTTCTGGAGTCGGCCTTCCCCACGCTGCCTTGCACTGTGAAGGTGTCTGACGTTCCCTGGGTGTTCCGCGAGCGCCACATCCTCACCGGCTACAGGCAGCCGGACCAAAGCTGGCGCTACTACTTCCTCACCCTGTTCCAAAGGCACAATGAGACCCTAAATGTGTGGACCCACCTTCTGGCTGCCTTCATCATCTTGGTGAAGTGGCAGGAGATCTCGCAGACGGTCGATTTTTTGCGAGACCCCCATGCTCAGCCCCTCTTCATCGTCCTCCTGGCAGCCTTCACCTACCTCTCCTTCAGCGCTCTCGCTCACCTCCTGTCCGCCAAGTCTGAGCTCTCCTACTACACCTTCTACTTCCTCGACTACGTGGGGGTCGCCGTCTACCAGTATGGCAGCGCCCTGGCGCACTACTACTACGCCATAGAGAAAGAGTGGCACACTCGAGTGCAAGGGCTCTTTTTACCCGCTGCAGCATTCTTGGCCTGGCTTACTTGCTTCGGCTGCTGCTATGGCAAATATGCGAGTCCTGAGCTGCCCAAGGTAGCCCACAAGCTCTTCCAAGTGGTGCCCTCAGCCTTGGCTTACTGTTTAGACATAAGCCCTGTGGTTCACCGCATCTACAGCTGCTACCAGGAGGGCTGCTCCGACCCAGTTGTGGCGTACCATTTCTACCATGTGGTCTTTTTCTTAGTCAGCGCCTACTTCTTCTGCTGCCCTCACCCAGAGAGTTTGTTCCCTGGGAGGTGTGACTTCATCGGGCAGGGCCACCAGCTCTTTCACGTGTTCGTGGTGGTGTGCACCCTGACGCAGGTGGAAGCGCTGCGAAGAGACTTCACCGAGCGCCGTCCCTTCTACGAGCGTCTTCATGGCGACCTTGCACACGATGCCGTGGCACTCTTCATCTTCACGGCCTGCTGCAGCGCTCTTACCGCTTTTTACGTGCGCAAGCGTGTCCGCGCCTCTCTCCACGACAAGGAGGAGTaa
- the serinc2l gene encoding serine incorporator 1: protein MGACLALCSLASCASCLCGSAPCLLCGCCPSSNNSTVTRLVFSFFLLLGTMVSVIMILPGMEAHLRKIPGFCQGGTAIPGVENKVNCDVIVGYKSVYRMCFAMTCFFFLFFAIMIRVRSSKDPRAAIQNGFWFFKFLILIGITVGAFFIPDGTFHTVWFYFGVVGSFIFILIQLILLIDFAHSWNKVWVENAENSDNKCWFAGLLSFTFLHYALAITAVVLFYVYYTQSDDCTEHKVFISLNLIFCVIISIVSILPKIQEAQPHSGLLQASLISLYTMYVTWSAMTNNPNRKCNPSLLSLVSNVSTIETSGNSTPGVVQWWDAQGIVGLIIFLFCTLYASIRSSSNTQVNKLMQTEEGRGSDGEAVVGEDGIRRAVDNEEEGVTYSYSFFHFHLCLASLYIMMTLTNWYQPDATTQTMQSSMPAVWVKMSSSWLGLGLYLWTLIAPLMFPERDFN from the exons ATGGGGGCTTGTCTGGCCTTGTGCTCTTTAGCCAGCTGT GCCTCCTGTCTGTGTGGCTCAGCACCATGCCTTCTCTGTGGCTGCTGTCCCTCCTCCAATAACTCCACCGTCACTCGGCTggttttctccttctttttgcTTCTGGGGACCATGGTGTCTGTCATCATGATCCTTCCTGGAATGGAGGCACATCTCCGTAAA ATCCCAGGATTTTGCCAGGGAGGAACTGCTATACCTGGTGTCGAAAACAAGGTCAACTGTGATGTCATTGTGGGCTACAAGTCTGTGTACCGTATGTGCTTCGCCATGAcctgcttcttctttctgttcttcGCCATCATGATTCGTGTCCGTAGCAGCAAAGACCCTCGTGCAGCTATTCAAAATGG attcTGGTTCTTTAAGTTTCTGATCCTGATTGGGATTACAGTGGGAGCTTTTTTCATCCCTGACGGAACATTTCATACTG TGTGGTTTTACTTCGGAGTGGTGGGGTCCTTCATCTTCATTCTAATTCAACTTATCCTTCTCATCGACTTTGCCCACTCCTGGAACAAGGTGTGGgtagaaaatgctgaaaatagtGACAACAAATGCTGGTTTGCAG GCCTGCTGTCTTTCACCTTCCTCCACTACGCCCTGGCTATCACTGCTGTTGTGCTTTTCTACGTTTACTACACACAGTCTGACGACTGCACGGAGCACAAGGTCTTCATCAGCCTCAACCTTATCTTCTGCGTCATCATCTCCATTGTCTCCATCCTACCCAAGATACAG GAAGCGCAGCCACACTCCGGTTTGCTCCAGGCTTCACTCATCTCCCTCTACACCATGTATGTCACTTGGTCCGCAATGACCAACAATCCAA ACCGAAAGTGTAACCCCAGCCTGTTGAGTCTAGTGTCAAACGTCAGCACCATTGAAACATCTGGTAACAGCACCCCAGGAGTGGTGCAGTGGTGGGATGCTCAGGGCATTGTCGGTTTgatcatcttcctcttctgcaCTCTCTATGCCAG TATCCGTTCATCCAGTAACACCCAAGTAAACAAGCTGATGCAGACAGAAGAGGGCAGAGGGTCAGATGGAGAGGCTGTGGTGGGAGAGGATGGCATACGCAGGGCTGTGGacaatgaggaggagggagtgacTTACAGCTACTCCTTTTTTCACTTCCACCTCTGTCTGGCCTCTCTGTACATCATGATGACTCTCACCAACTGGTACCA